In one Lolium rigidum isolate FL_2022 chromosome 3, APGP_CSIRO_Lrig_0.1, whole genome shotgun sequence genomic region, the following are encoded:
- the LOC124694498 gene encoding putative glycine-rich cell wall structural protein 1, whose protein sequence is MAKKVAVIAVLLAMNLLFFTFSDACGYCPSPGGGGGGGGGGGSGGGGTGGGGKGGGGGSGGSGGGGSGGSGGGGGGSSGGGGSGGGSGGSGGGGGGSSGGGGSGGGGRAKCPIDALKLGVCANVLSGLINLQLGTPPKKPCCSLIQGLADVEAAVCLCTALKANILGINLNVPIDLSLLVNYCGKSVPRGFQCQ, encoded by the coding sequence ATGGCGAAGAAGGTGGCGGTGATCGCCGTTCTGCTGGCCATGAACCTGCTCTTCTTCACCTTCTCCGACGCGTGCGGGTACTGCCCCAGcccgggcggaggcggcggtggtggtggaggaggaggtagtggGGGTGGTGGGACTGGCGGTGGCGGcaaaggtggaggcggaggcagcgGGGGAAGCGGCGGTGGAGGCAGtggtggaagcggcggcggcggtggaggaagcaGCGGCGGAGGAGGGAGCGGTGGAGGTAGTggtggaagcggcggcggtggtggaggaagcagcggcggaggaggttcaggaggcggcggACGGGCCAAGTGCCCGATCGACGCGCTCAAGCTTGGCGTCTGCGCCAACGTGCTCAGCGGCCTCATCAACCTGCAGCTGGGGACGCCGCCGAAGAAGCCGTGCTGCTCGCTCATCCAGGGCCTCGCCGACGTGGAGGCCGCCGTCTGCCTCTGCACCGCTCTCAAGGCCAACATCCTGGGCATCAACCTCAACGTGCCCATCGACCTCAGCCTCCTCGTCAACTACTGCGGCAAGAGCGTCCCCAGAGGCTTCCAGTGCCAATAG